In Bacteroidales bacterium, the DNA window TTCAAGAGTTTGAATTTTATGAAGAGCTTTAAGAACGTATTCCCTTCGAGGGGGAAATTCTTCCAAAATTTTTCTTACTTGATCAAATTTTGTTAAACTTTCTGGCATATATGTTGGGCTTTTCGAATATCTTCTGGATAATTGATATTGAAAAAGGTTATTTCAGGATCTTTATTCCACTCAAAATAATAGGCATTTATTTTTTGAAGAAGTTCATGCATAGCATATCTTTTTTCATTAAGCATCTTTTCAATCTTGGGCAAAATACTGATTCGATATAGTCCATAGAGTGGTTCTGCATATCCATAATGTAATGGGATGATTGCTTCCTGTTGCTTCGTCTGGCTTAAGTGGATTAAAGTTTCTATGAACAAACCAGAGAGAAAGGGATTATCAGAGGGAAAAATAAAAACCTCAGATTTCTTTGTTACCTTAAGTGCAGTATATAAGCCCCCCATGGGCCCAATGCCCTCAATGATATCGAAAAATGTTCTAGCTTCAGGGTGTGTTATTCTCCCAATAATGACAATTTCTTCGAAATATTTTCGCAAAACTGCTAATTGCCACTCGAGCAATGGTTTTTCGCCAACAATAATATGTGACTTTGTTTGTCCGTTAAGACGCAACGCTTTACCTCCCGATAAAATACAAGCCATCATCTTAAAGCAAATATAATACATTATGCATATTTTTTTTCTTTTCATTCGAAAAAAAAATATTAATTTT includes these proteins:
- a CDS encoding molybdenum cofactor guanylyltransferase, which translates into the protein MYYICFKMMACILSGGKALRLNGQTKSHIIVGEKPLLEWQLAVLRKYFEEIVIIGRITHPEARTFFDIIEGIGPMGGLYTALKVTKKSEVFIFPSDNPFLSGLFIETLIHLSQTKQQEAIIPLHYGYAEPLYGLYRISILPKIEKMLNEKRYAMHELLQKINAYYFEWNKDPEITFFNINYPEDIRKAQHICQKV